CGTCATTACAGTCATGCGAACCGGAAAACAGGTTCCGTTTTTCCGGTACATCATTCCTTCTTTCATGGCTGCCATCACTTCCAGAAGATTTTTGTCCCTCATTTTCTCCTGCTGCAGATCTGCCTGAAACAAGGTAAAAAGATTGATATCGGTCAGTTCCTCCCCATAGCCAAGATCCTCTTTGGCCTGACTGTTGCCGTATTGTATCCTCCCCAGCCTGTCAAATCTCATGATAATCTCCAGCGCCGCATCTGCAAACCGGTAAAAATCCTCCCCCTGAAATATTTCCTGTTCCTGCTCCATAATTTCCGCCCCTTCCTGCATGGTATTTTCCGCCTGTATTCCTTTGACGCCATATCATTGCATTCATTATTTTTAGTATACTTTTTTCGAAATTTTGTGTCAAGAAAAAAGTAAAAAAGCGTACTTCCTGCCTATTATAACGTTATGCGCTGAATAGGTATATTATTTTTATCTCACCGGGAGGGGCTTTCGCACTTTAGAGTGACAGCGTTTTCCTGTAAGCAAAGTGGGCAAGCCTACTTTAACTCCCCTGCCCCTCAATCTTGAGGGGATTGCACATTTTGTCGCGCCGAGCACAATTGCAACGCAATATTTTCCTCCTGTGCGAGTGCGCATCGTAATTTTTTCTTCTATAGGAAAGGCACTTTTACGCATTAGCGTGACAAGGTCTTTCCTAATAGAAGAAAAAAAAGGAATCCGCAGCCAGGTACATCTGTACACATTCCTGCGGATTCCATTTTCTATTTTTCTATTTTCGGCCTCTTTTCATTTCATCGTTTCAGTACTGCGTTTTCAGCGTCAGTACCGCAAAACGTTTTCATCCTGTTTCCTCCATATCTGCCTTATCATATACCAATGCGGATGACAGGAATCGAACCTGCACGGTCTCCCACCAGATCCTAAGTCTGGCGCGTCTGCCAGTTCCGCCACATCCGCCTGTAATTTTACCGGAAACATTTCCAGAACATTTCTGATTATAATATTGCAAATTCGGAATGTCAATATCTTATGGCAATTCTTTTGGCGGAAAACAGAAATCCCGATAACAGTTCAGACAAGCTGCCCTGTTACAAATCCCGCTCTCTGCCGGGAAGAAGAATTCGGTCATTGGACAATCTGATTAAAAACTTTGTTGACAAAAGTTTTTTCTTGTGCTACTATTTTTGTATAGAAAACAAGGTTTTTCTTTTATATTCCATTTTTATATGTTATGCGCTTATTGAGGTGAATAATGACAACAGGAGAACGAATAAAAAAAATCAGACAGGAAAAGGGCCTGTTGCAAAGAGAACTCGGAGAAAAGATAGGTGTTTCTCAGCAGATGATAGGACAATGGGAAAACGGAAAATCAAACCCCAAGATAGAAACCATACAAAAAATAGCAGATGCTCTAAATGTGCCTCACTATGAATTACTGGGATTTGATGGCAGTATCCGGGTTAATCACTTCCCCGAAAGAAAAAAAGCAAATGAAGAAATAGCAAAACTATTTATAAAGCAGGCAGCCGGTGAAAAAATTACAGAAGAAGAATCACAAAAAGTTTTTGATTATATTGAACAAATAAGAGAATCTTACGATAGTCTTAGCAAAAATATAAAAAATCTCACAAAAATAATTGACAGGTGTTTAAATGAAAATCCCCAAATAGCCAGAGAAAGCCTTCAGGTAATCAAAGAAACTCTTCAGACACTTACAGATATGGCTCCTGCCATGCCTGGCTTTTTTGAGAGTTTAAACGATATTGACCGGTAAAAAGCTGCCGAAATCATACATCTGACTTATCCGATATGCCTGAATGCCAGAAGAACTGCTGCACTATGACAATATAATATGCTTAATCAGAGAGCCGAAGGGGCGATTACGTCAGCCATCAGGTGAAAGAAAGGGGCTGGTGCTATGGTTACATATAGGGACTTATTCACATTCGTAATTATGCTTTGCGCCGTTATAACTCTTGTTATCAACATCAAACGCAAAAAGTAGCGCCCTCGTCCTGGTAAGATAAGGCGCTACTTCATGTAACAAATTATTATTCCGGCGGCCAGGCGTACTCTGGCTTTCGGCTCTCTTGTTAAGTATATTATAAATCACATACATAGATTTTTCAACCCTGAAAAGAACAAAGCAATATTACTCAGCTCATGAGGATACAGCAAAGCCTGTAATGAATTACATTGAAAAACAGCGGAAACCATTGATTTTACTGGCTTTCCACTGTTTTTAAGTTAATGAGACATCGGGGATTCGAACCCCGGACAACTTGATTAAAAGTCAAGTGCTCTACCAACTGAGCTAATATCCCATAATTATATAGAACAAAACTGGGCTAGCTGGATTTGAACCAGCGAATGCAGGAGTCAAAGTCCTGTGCCTTACCGCTTGGCGATAGCCCATCATTTCTACCTGTACCCTGCAGACAACCCATTAATTTAGTAAAAGGTGGATACAGGGATTCGAACCCTGGGCCTCCAGAGCCACAATCTGGCGCGCTAACCAACTGCGCTATACCCACCATATAAATGTGCTCGAAGGGATTCGAACCCCCGACCCACGGCTTAGAAGGCCGTTGCTCTATCCAGCTGAGCTACGAACACATAAGCGGGTGATGGGAATCGAACCCACGTATCCAGCTTGGAAGGCTGGTGTTCTACCATTGAACTACACCCGCGTACAAATCGGGGTGACAGGATTCGAACCTGCGGCCTCCTGGTCCCAAACCAGGCGCTCTAGCCAAGCTGAGCCACACCCCGACGACAACCTCTCTGTGTCGTCATAACGCAAGATATATTATATGCGAGATGGATTAAAATGTCAACAACTTTTTTTCTTTTTTTACATATTACTATTATATTTATGAAATCAGATACTCTATCCGGAAATGAGCCTCCCCTGAATCGTCAATTTCCATAACAGCATAAGAAGGCTTCCGCCCCTCCTGCCTGGGATATGAGATACTGCCGGGATTCAGCGTGACAATCCCTCTGCTGTAATCCAGCACCGGACGATGGATGTGGCCAAACATCACAACATCCATGCCCCTTCCCACAGCTTCTTTTTTCAAATCCTCAATTCCCATGGCAACATAATAATAATGCCCATGGGTAATCAGCACTTTATATTTTCCAATCTGAAGCTCCTTTTCCCGCTCCAGCTCAGAAAAAAAGTCATTATTGCCGGAAACGATTTCCAGAGGGCATCCGGCCAGTTCTGCTATGTAATCCTCAAATCCTTCCGCATCCCCAAGATGTATCATCATGTCAATGGGTTCCAGTTTCCTCAGAACCCGCACCAGATTCTTGTGCTTTTTATGTGTATCACTGACAATCAAAATTTTCATAAACTCATCCCTATCTGTCCGATAACTTCTCCTTCATGGCACGAAGTGCCTTTCCTCTGTGGCTCAGCCTGTTTTTCACTTCCATGGACAGTTGGGCGGTAGAACACTGATATTCATCCACATAAAAAATGGGGTCGTAGCCAAATCCATTTTCTCCGGCAGGCTCCCATCCAATATACCCTTCGATTGTCCCTCTTGTAACACAGGTCTCTCCCCCCGGAAACGCCGCCGCTATGGTACATACAAACCGGGCTGTCCGCTGTTCTTTTGGAACTCCTTCCAGCCGGTCTATGATATTCTGATTCTTAATCTCATAGGAGGTATCTTCTCCCATATACCTTGCGGAATAAATCCCCGGCTCTTTGTCCAGATAATCCACTTCCAGGCCGGAATCGTCCGCCAGCACCACCACATTTTCCTCCTGAACCTCCGCTGCTACGGCAACGGCCTTAATCAGGGCGTTTTCCTCAAATGTCTTTCCGTCCTCCACAACATGGGCCTGAATTCCCGCTTCTTTCATGGAGAGAATTTCCACGTCCAAATCTGACAAAATCTCACGGATTTCTTTCATTTTTCCCTGGTTTCCCGTCGCAAATATAATCTTTTCCATACTGAGCCCTGTCCTCCTGTACCGTATCGGCAAATTCTGTCCGGCAGATGCAGATATGCCTGTGTATTTTATTTCAGTATCCTTCATCCAAAGCACGCATAATGGCGTTGTAAATCCCCTGTGCCGCCTGTTTCTGATATTCCGGCGAATTCAGCTTATTCAGTTCTTCCTGATTGGTCATAAACCCAACTTCTATCAACGCCGCAGGCACCTCATTATTTCTTATGATATAAATACCATTTCCATAGGTCAGTCCATTGTTTTTGCTGCCCGTGGCGCCTGTGATTTCCTCCAGGCAAATCTGAGCAAGGTGCCTGCTGCTCAGGCCTTCTTCCTCCTTCAGCTCATCATACATAACCTCTGTTCCGTTATATTTTGACATCTGACCGTCTGTGGTAGAATTACTGTGTACGCTGATGTAAAGGTTTGCTTCCGTTTTTCCTCCCAGCTGAGCCCTCTGCTCAAACGTAGGATTTGTATCTTCAGTTCTGGTATAGTATACGCCAATATTTCTGTCATTTTCATCCAGCAGTTCTTTTAGCCGGAGTACAATGGCAAGATTGATATCTTTCTCCATAATTTCCTGTTTGATGGCTCCCGGAGCACCGCCGCCGTGGCCTGCGTCAATCACCACAACTTTATCGTATACCTGCTGAGGCGTCAGAAAATCCACATACAGATAGCTGCCCGTCACTGTGGTCTTTACCTCATAAACCGCGTCCATGGTAATCTCTATCACGCCACTTTCCATATACAGGTCATTGATATGATTGCTTCTTCCCAACAGGGGATGACTGGTAAAATAATCTTTTTCCACCCCCGGAATCTTAATGGTAATCAACTGCCTGACATAATTATTCTCAATGGTGATTTCTTCTTCTGTCATCCCTGCCGGTATTTCCACCCGAAGCTGCTGACGAAAATTAATATCCTCTTCTTCCTCTGCCTGTTCGGTATAATAAGCAAGCATCTGGAGCTCCGACATCTGTTCCCGCTTTTCTTCTCTTTCATTTATTTTGGAATAAGGTCTCAGAACCACCAGAGCCGTAACAATCAGAACGGCCAGTGTCAGCGATGATATTTTCAGTATTTTTTCTTCCATATTGCCTCTTCTGTTCTTCTATTGACAGTCACTGTATACTTTCAGGCACAGATTACACTCCTGATTTTCCTCAGCACTTTCCCACTTTTTCCCGTTGGAACTGATATACCCCTCGCCGTCTGTGAGATCCACATCGGCAGTCATCTCATCAGCCCTGTATTCCACTGCCATGGGATGTACGGAACCAGGCGTTGTGATAAAAAGCACAACGGCATATTTCTGTCCCTGTTTCACCTGGAATTCTTTTTCAAATTCTATGGTATAATACCCGGCATTGGTCAGATTTCCTTCCGCCGCCTTTACACGGTTTTTAAGAGAATCCTCATTATCAAATTCCTCCACCACATACAGTTCATAGGAGGTTTCTTTTCCGGTGGCGTAGAATCCTGCTCCTTTCAGTATTTCATCGGATTCTGCCGTGTACACATTTGCCCCGTATACGCTCTCTTTCTCATAGCCAAGCTGTCCTACCCAGCCGCACAAATCCGACTGATAAATACAGTCGTAATTATCTGCTTCCTGAATTCCCGTATAGACAACACTGTGAAGGCCGATATTCACATCATAATAGGAAACGTAAAATACACCCTCGTCTCCAAATGATTTGCCCCAGCTGTTCTGACACAGAAAGGCCCCGTTATCCTCCACTTCCAGATTGAAATTTTCTTTGGGGTAGTTATCGTCCCAGCCGATAATCATGATTTCATGGTTGGGTTTTTCAGCCCCCATATAACAATATGCATGATTTTCCTCATTGTAATAGGAAGAACCGGGTCCGGAACCGTCCAGTGCACTGTACACAGCAGTCTGCACCCCTCCGTATTTAAACACAGACTCTTTGATCTTTTCAAAATCTTTTCCATCCAGAAGCTGTACTTCCTGCACATGCTTCACCGGCTTCAGCCCTTCTTCTGACACACCGTCTCCATAAGGGTCGTCTTTTTCATTTACCGGCCCCTGCCAGGCAGTCAGATAGGCCATGCCCATGGTATATTCCCCTCCGTCTGCCTGTTCCAGCACAAAACTGTTCTGAATAGACATATGATCCGGAGAAAATTCGCAGACCTCCTCCGGCAGCAGTACAGACTCCATGGCTGACAGAGCGGCAAAGGCCCAACATGTTCCGTAATGGCCCTGATCTTTTACCTCCGGCGCCCGCTGTCTTTCCCGCAAGTCATAGGACAGTGGCAGAATCCCCCCTTCTTCCGCAGTGTTGACCGCAATGGCCTGATTCTCCTCAATGTTCCAATTATAATTAAAATTTAATTTTTCTGCAACTGTTTTCGCTGCTACATAGTATTCTCCGTCTTTGCGCGTCATAGGTGAGGAAATTTTTTCTTTTTTGCTGTTTACTTCTACGGTCTCCTTATCCAGCCGAAACTTTACCACATCAGAACGTTTTTCCAGTATAAGCTGCTCCCCTTCATACAGATGGGCGCTGCAGTTGAAACTGTCCCTCAGCTCTGAAAAGGGAATCATAATGTTCAGATTCTCATCCATATAAATCCCATGCTCCTGGCTGGTCAGTTCCCGGTTGTCCACCAGAACCGTGAGTGTTTTCTCATTGACGCTTTCCGCTATCAGCGGATTCCACACCTCCTGTTTCAGCCGGGCGCCCCGGAAGGGCTCCACTTTTTCATTTTTCCCGCCGTCACCGGCGAATTTAAACAGTACCGCAAGCAAAAGAATTACGGTCATCACCAGATATTTTCTCGACTGTCTCACTCAGATACCTCTTCTCTGTGACCGCGGTTCCGTACGGGCGGTTTGGGCCCCTGAAACTGGTAAAAATATGTTTTCAGCATTCCATTGTAAATTTTACGATTTCTGTCAGCCTTTTTCCCGATGTAACGCTCCGCATCCTCGTAACCCGTGAGCAGATAGGCGGACCAGCAGTCCAGGCGTCTTATGGCCTCGCCGATTTCCTTATAAAGGGCTGGCAGCACTTCCTCTTTCATGCGTTCTCCATAGGGAGGATTTGCAATGAGAAATCCATACTTTTTCGGATGGCTCAGTTCACTGACCGGACGCTGCTGGAAATGAATCAGGTGATCCACTCCTGCCCGTCTGGCATTGTCTCTGGCCGCTCTTATAATTTCTCCGTCAATATCATATCCCTGAATATCCGTTGTGATTTCCCGGTTTATCAGGTCATTTGCCTCCTCCAGGCTATCCTGCCATAATTCGGGTTCCACCAGATTCGTCCAGGCCTCCGCTGTAAATCTGCGGTTCATGCCCGGCGCTATGTTTGCGGCCATCATGGCAGCCTCAACAGGAAAGGTTCCGCTTCCGCAGAAAGGATCTACCAGAATCCGGTCACTTTTCCAGGGCGTCAGCATCAGCAGCGCCGCCGCCAGAGTCTCCGTAACAGGGGCCTTGCTGACCAGTGTGCGGTATCCCCGCTTATGCAGAGAATCGCCGGAGGTGTCAATAGCCACCGTTACTTCATCTTTCATTAAAAACAGCCGCAGGGGATATTCCGCTCCTGTCTCCGGAAACCATTCCGTATGATATTTTTGCTTCAGACGTTCCACCATGGCTTTTTTCACAATGGACTGAATATCCGAAGGGCTGAACAGTTTGCTTTTGATGGAGGACGCCTTCGCTGCCCAGAACTTCCCATCCTCCGGTATATAATCTTCCCAGGGAATATTCCGGATTCCCTGAAATAACTCTTCAAAGGTCTCTGCATGGAACTGCCCTGTTTTCAGCAGAACCCGCTCGCTGGTACGCAGAAAGATATTGGCCCGGCAGATGGCTTCTCCATCTCCTTCAAAGGTCACCCGGCCATCTTCCACTTTCAGGATTTCGTACCCCAGATCATATATCTCTTTTTTCAGAACTGCCTCCAGTCCAAAATGACAGGGGGCAATTAATTCATATGTTTTCATTCTTTTTCTCCAGACTGACCCTGGCTGTAATCCATAAATATGCCGGAAGGTCCTAAGAATATATTATCTTCTCACCTTCCGGCTGTCAATCATTTTATGTTTTTTTCAATGCTGCCTGAATGCCTCCCACCAGTGTGGCGGTCCGGTAACCTTCCCGGCTCAGTTCTCTGGCAGCCATCAGACTGCTGGAGCCTCTGTCGCAATACAGGACGTACAGTTTATCTTTCGGCAGATAACTCCGGAACATTTCCAATTCTTCATAAGGAATATTCCGGGCTCCTTCCACATGAACTTCATCAAATTCCTCTCTGCTGCGCAAATCAATCACCCAGGTATCGGGGCGCTTGCGGTATTCGTTAAACTGCCGGATATTAATTGTCTGAAATTCCATAACTTCACCCCTTCTGAATATAACCGGAACGTAACATGGCCTTTCCTGTAAGATAAAAACAGATTACCGGATTCATTTCCGATAATCTGTTTTTACATTATTATACTATGCAGTTTCTTTCTTTTTGTACCAACTACTTTTCGTAGGAATCCCGGCAGTCAGATCCGCTGGCATTGGATGCCTTGTTGCTGGATTTGTTCTGGGAAGAAGAATTCTTTGTGTTATTCTGGGAATATGCATTTTTGGTGCTGTTCTGAGAAGAAGTATTCTTCATGCTACCGGATTCATTGGTTCCATTTGTGCTTTTGTTCTGCATATCGCTGTTTTTTGCCATAATATTTTCCTCCTAATCATTTACTGCTCTCATAGTATCTGATAAAGGCTGATTTTTTATGCAAAAAATTTTTTTGAATTTTTTTAAATTTTATCTTGCATTTTATGACAGATTGTATTATAATTCTTTTTGTAAGAAGGATTTCACCTTCAGGAATTCTTTTTATAAGTTATACCCCTTATTAATTATTTATACTCCCCTCATAGAAGAGGCCAGTGGCTCCCCCGCTGGTCTTTTCTTTTTTCTCTTATGGGAAAGACACCTTCACGCATCAGCATAACACAATATTTCCAATAAGAAGATAAATCATTCCGGGCGAGATGTGCAATTTGCAGAAAGGCAGTTATCTCATGGCATACAACATATTAATCGCAGAAGACGAAACAGACATCAGCAACCTGCTGTACAAAATACTGACATCCGCCGGATTCTGTCCCCGACAGGCATTTTCCGGAACTGAGGCCAAACTTCTTCTGGAGCTGGAGCAGCCGGATTTAATTTTACTGGATCTTATGTTACCGGGCCTGTCCGGAGAAGAACTGCTCCGGGAAATCCGGGAGACCATGCACCGGGACATTCCCGTCCTGATTCTCTCCGCCAGAAGTTCTCTTAAGGATAAGGTGACGCTTTTAAATACCGGTGCGGACGACTATATCACCAAGCCTTTTGAACCGGAAGAGGTGACGGCACGTGTCCGCGCCGCCCTCCGGCGAACCGGAAAAACTGCCGGTTCGCCAAAAGAACTGATTTACAAAAATCTTCATCTGCGGCCGGAATCCCGAACAGCAGAAGTTCTGGGAACAGAACTGGCACTGACCGCCCATGAATACGAACTTCTGTATCTGTTTATGCAAAATCCTCAAAAAGTTTACTCCAGGGAACTCCTGTATGAACTGGTGTGGAAAGGCGGATATTATGGAGAAAATAATACGGTAAACGTCCATGTCAGCAATCTGCGCCGGAAACTCCGTCAGGCCGATCCGAATGAAGCATATATTCAGACAGTATACGGTATCGGTTTTAAACTTCTCTGAGGAAACGCTGATTAAATCAGCTTTTCCATACGGAACTGCCCGAAAAAATCTTTATGATTTCTTTAAAAGTTCTTTATGACTGATTAAAACCGTAAAAGTTATAATCATACTGCCGGCAGCCATACATAACACTTCAGACATTATACAGATGCCGGCGATTATATCTTGAAATGGAGAAAAGCATGAAAGAATACGTTCTTGAAACAAAATCAGTGACAAAATCCTACGGCTCCCTTCTTGCACTGGACCGGGCAGATATCCACGTGGAAAAAGGAAGTATTTACGGACTCATCGGCGACAACGGAGCCGGAAAATCCACTCTGCTGAAACTGCTGGCCGGCCATGTATTTGCCACCTCAGGAGAAATCTTCCTGTTTGGCCAGAAAGAGAAAAAAGAACTGGAACGCTGCCGCAGGCAAACAGGAGCCATCATTGAACATCCCGGCTTCTTTCCCGGACTGACGGTCCGGCAGATGCTGGAATACTGCCGCATACAGCGGGGAATTCCCGGAAAGGAAAAAGTTGAGAAATACTTAAAGCTCACAGGCATTTCGGAGAAACAGAACTGCAAATGCAACACGCTTTCTCTGGGACAAAAGCAGCGGCTGGGCCTTGCCATGGCTCTGATTGGAGAACCGCAGGTACTGCTTCTGGATGAACCGATCAACGGACTGGACCCCAGCGGTATCCTGGAGCTGCGGAATCTGCTCCGCCGTCTGAACGAAGAACGTCGCATCACCATTCTGATTTCCAGCCATATTCTATCTGAACTTCAGCAAATTGCTGACTTTTTTGGTTTTTTGAGCAGAGGACGGATACTGGAAGAAATTTCCGCAGAACATTTACAGGAAAAATGTACCAGCTATCTGAACATTCTGGTTTCTGATGCGGAACTCTATGCCGCTGCTCTGGAGCAACGCACCGGGGAACAGTCTTTCCGCATCCTTCCTGACCGGAGCCTTCAGATTACCTGTCCTCAAAGAGAACCGGAATTTTACAGCCAGCTTGCCATGGAGCAGGGCCTTTCGGTAAAACGGCTGGAACAGCACCACGCTTCCCTGGAAGATTATTATGTGAATTTAAAAGAAAACTGCCGCGTTTTTTCGGAAAATAATTCTGTGATTTTAAAGAAGGGAGGATACAGATAATGGGCAATTATATCAAAAGTGAATGTTACCGGCTTATCTGCAGCAAATGGATTTACGTTATGGGCGGGGTTCTGGCAGCCCTTGCATTTCTGTACAACCTGGTATCATACCTTTTTTACATCCACACCCCGGACTTCCGGTATGGAACCACCTCTTTTGCCTTTTCCAATCTGGTGGCCTATCCTATGCTGTACTGCTATGCCGCTTTTCTCATCGCAGACCTTTTATGGGAAGCTGACACCAGAAACGGAACTCATGGGAACAGTATATCCTGGGGAATCCCCCGCACCGGGATTTTCCTCGGAAAATGTGTTGTGGGAATTCTGGCCTCCCTTATACTGCTGGCTGTCACCATAACCGTTTTCGCAGTCAGCAGCCTCCTGCTTCTGGAGCACGGCGGCCCCACCCGTCTGCAGGACCTGCTGATGGAAATTCCCGCTGTTTCTCTGATTGCAATTTCCTCTTTTCTGCTGAGCGTTCTGGTTCTGGAACTTTTTGACCGGATGATAGTAAGCCTCCTGACCTGGTTATCCGTTATGGTTGTCATTCCACGAATCCTGTTTTTCCTTGGCATGAAAATCCATGCTCTCATGCCTGTTGCCCTGTGGATGCCGGAAAATTTCTTCTCAGTGGAAATGAGTGTTAATATGAGCCGGTGCATCACTCTCTGGAGTTCCCCGGAAGGCATGGCAAAATGCCTGATTTCCGGCGCTGTGGGAATTCTTCTGTTCGGTGCTGCCGGTATCTGTCTGGCTGAAAAAAAGGAGCTCTGAAATGTATCTGATCATATACCTGATTCTGGCTGCTGCAGCCCTGTACTTCTGCCTGCGCTGTTTCCTGCTCCGCCGGGATTTACGAAAAACTTCTCTGGAACTTCGTGAAATTCAAAAGGACCTTGCCCAAAACCGGGTACTGCATCTCGCCCGGCCGGACAGGGCCATGGAACAGCTTCTGGAATCTATAAACAGTATTCTGGAGGAAATACGACGGGAACGTCTGCAATACGAGCAGCGTGAAAAAACCTTTCAGCACCAGATGGAACATATCAGCCATGATCTGCGCACGCCCCTGACGGTGATTCTTGGTTATCTGAAATTTATGGACAAATCAGAGCACGCACCGGACATGACGCCGGAGCAGCGGGAATCTCTGGAAATCATTCAGCGGAAAGCCCGAACACTGGAGTATCTTATCACAGAGATTTACGACTTTTCCCGTCTGGTCTCTCAGGATTACAAACTCAGCCTGCATCGGGTAGACGTCTGCAGACTTCTGCGGGAAACGTTTCTGGAGCATTACCTGCTTCTGGAACGCTCCTGCCTGCGGCCCGAATGCCGGCTGCCGGACCGCCCTCTTTATGTATCAGGAGATTCTTCCGCTCTGGAGCGTATTTTTTCCAACCTGTTCCAGAATGCCGGACGGTATGGGGAACATTTTCTTAATATTCAATGGGAAGAAACCCCCGGCGAAATCAAAATTTCCTTTACCAACGATACCTGCAGCCTGACCTCCTCGGAAGCTGCCTGCCTGTTTGACCGTTTTTACATGCAGGATCCGGCAAGAACCCAGGGCGGAACCGGGCTGGGACTGACCATTGCAAAATCTCTGGCAGAGGCCATGAACGGAACACTGACAGCTGAACTTACCCAGGACAGCGGGGAACTCGCCCTTCTGACTTTAACCCTGACGCTGCCGCGGTTTTCTCCGGCAGCGTCATAGCAGGCATCATACTGCTCCTACATATCATAAAAATCCTTATTCGCCTGCAGCTCCTCGGTAATCACACCGCCCTTTTTCTGATAACGGTCATACCACAGAATCATATGGCGGGCTTTCCTGTCTTTCAGAATCTCATATTTTTCAAACATCTCCCGGTACATGGGATTCACTTTCAGTTCTGCCCGAATGGTCTTATTGAACGGACAGTACCGGAAAATAATATCCCTGGCCACCTTATTCAGCCGGAAACTTCCTTTGGACTCATAGCGAATCCAGCTCTGGTAATCCTTGACAAACACTTCGCGGAAGTTGTTTTTGGATTTATACAGGGCATTCTTCACCTTCTCCTTGGCGTCTGCTGACAGGTCGTGATTCTTCCGGTAATACTGGATATAATCATTGTATTCTGAAGTAAGAGAAGCCTCTGTAATATCGT
The Lachnospiraceae bacterium JLR.KK002 DNA segment above includes these coding regions:
- a CDS encoding HAMP domain-containing sensor histidine kinase, coding for MYLIIYLILAAAALYFCLRCFLLRRDLRKTSLELREIQKDLAQNRVLHLARPDRAMEQLLESINSILEEIRRERLQYEQREKTFQHQMEHISHDLRTPLTVILGYLKFMDKSEHAPDMTPEQRESLEIIQRKARTLEYLITEIYDFSRLVSQDYKLSLHRVDVCRLLRETFLEHYLLLERSCLRPECRLPDRPLYVSGDSSALERIFSNLFQNAGRYGEHFLNIQWEETPGEIKISFTNDTCSLTSSEAACLFDRFYMQDPARTQGGTGLGLTIAKSLAEAMNGTLTAELTQDSGELALLTLTLTLPRFSPAAS